One part of the Sorangiineae bacterium MSr11954 genome encodes these proteins:
- a CDS encoding lasso peptide biosynthesis protein, whose protein sequence is MRTPSTTASASSLVANHLLHAFAWCALRVHPPVRAKALVDKVARWMRPIDDRDEAARLLAVVDGHGTCLSRALTVAARTPRAEVVIAVRGLAPRLSAHAWVELDGRSLREEDVAGQEIGRLASSR, encoded by the coding sequence ATGAGAACCCCGAGCACCACGGCGAGCGCGTCCAGCTTGGTCGCGAACCACCTGCTCCACGCCTTCGCCTGGTGCGCCTTGCGCGTGCATCCGCCCGTACGCGCCAAAGCGCTCGTCGACAAAGTCGCGCGATGGATGCGCCCCATCGACGATCGCGACGAGGCCGCGCGCCTTTTGGCCGTGGTCGACGGCCACGGTACCTGTTTGAGCCGCGCGCTCACCGTGGCCGCCCGCACCCCCCGAGCCGAGGTCGTCATTGCGGTGCGCGGCCTCGCGCCTCGTCTGTCGGCGCATGCATGGGTCGAGCTCGATGGAAGGTCGCTTCGCGAGGAAGACGTCGCCGGGCAGGAGATTGGCCGGCTCGCGTCATCGCGCTAA